From Bradyrhizobium symbiodeficiens, the proteins below share one genomic window:
- a CDS encoding LacI family DNA-binding transcriptional regulator encodes MAETLTPTALTLKDIAREAGVSLATVDRVLHNRPGVRPDTVRRVKAAIERNAFQPHVAAAELARGRARRFAFVMPSGPNPFMQQIEAYLGEMSAWLSVRRLNVEMVATDVFDPSVLAASLEALSGDCDGVAVVALDHPGVRAAINDLVDAGTKVVTLVSDVPSSRRHHYVGIDNIAAGRTAGALVGRLAGQKSGKVAIVAGSQGLRDHAERIFGFNQVMASEFPGLSVLPVLEGRDEDDRSEQVLAQLLGKHADIVGLYNVGAGTQGVAKALSEAARDKVVFVGHDVTVLTRRLLLQGVMDAAISQNPGHEARAAVRVLLALARGEPILREQEKIRIDIVMRDNLP; translated from the coding sequence ATGGCCGAGACCCTCACCCCGACCGCGCTGACGCTCAAGGACATCGCCCGCGAGGCGGGCGTCAGCCTCGCGACCGTCGACCGCGTGCTGCACAACCGGCCGGGGGTGCGGCCGGATACGGTGCGGCGCGTCAAGGCGGCGATTGAACGCAACGCGTTCCAGCCGCACGTCGCCGCGGCCGAGCTGGCCCGCGGCCGCGCCCGCCGCTTTGCCTTCGTGATGCCGTCGGGGCCGAACCCGTTCATGCAGCAGATCGAGGCCTATCTCGGCGAAATGTCGGCCTGGCTTTCGGTTCGCCGCCTCAACGTCGAGATGGTCGCGACCGACGTGTTCGATCCGTCGGTGCTCGCAGCCTCCCTGGAGGCGCTGTCCGGCGACTGCGACGGCGTTGCGGTGGTGGCGCTGGATCATCCCGGCGTCCGCGCCGCGATCAACGATCTCGTCGATGCCGGCACCAAGGTGGTGACGCTGGTGTCCGACGTGCCGTCGTCGCGCCGCCACCATTATGTCGGTATCGACAACATCGCCGCGGGGCGCACCGCCGGCGCGCTGGTCGGGCGTTTGGCCGGCCAAAAGTCCGGCAAGGTCGCGATCGTCGCGGGCTCGCAGGGCCTGCGCGACCATGCCGAGCGCATCTTCGGCTTCAACCAGGTGATGGCGTCGGAATTTCCCGGGCTCAGCGTGCTGCCGGTGCTGGAAGGACGCGACGAGGACGATCGTTCGGAACAGGTGCTGGCGCAGCTGTTGGGCAAGCATGCCGACATTGTCGGCCTTTATAACGTCGGCGCGGGCACGCAAGGCGTCGCCAAAGCGTTGAGCGAAGCTGCTCGCGACAAGGTGGTGTTCGTCGGTCATGACGTCACCGTACTGACCCGCCGGCTGCTGCTGCAGGGCGTGATGGATGCCGCGATCTCACAGAACCCGGGGCATGAAGCGCGTGCCGCCGTGCGCGTGCTGCTCGCGCTCGCTCGCGGCGAGCCGATCCTGCGCGAACAGGAGAAGATCAGGATCGACATCGTGATGCGGGACAATCTGCCCTAG
- a CDS encoding PRC-barrel domain-containing protein, with translation MQPVIFRDVVSAKAGWTFERDGECTMRVAVLLATAATIALGSAAWAASNNDNAAQPTNVRQDMMQTLQKSGYKDIRLAPTSFDVQAVDSDGNPVRMSIGPDHFAEMITVRDIHQTAADTSSNAARPSTAGDYVTVQQSGDLASKLIGLDVYNNDNKDIGTIKDIALDQSGRANAYILSVGGFLGMGEHYVAVSPSAVHVTYKDNKWHAGMNATADQLKAAAEFKYSGRWAGSVI, from the coding sequence ATGCAACCGGTGATTTTCCGTGACGTTGTTTCTGCGAAGGCAGGATGGACATTCGAACGAGATGGAGAATGCACGATGCGTGTTGCTGTCTTACTTGCTACCGCGGCTACGATCGCACTGGGCTCAGCGGCCTGGGCTGCTTCCAACAACGACAACGCGGCGCAGCCGACTAATGTCCGACAGGACATGATGCAGACGCTGCAAAAGTCGGGCTACAAGGACATCAGGCTGGCCCCGACGTCGTTCGACGTTCAGGCGGTCGATAGCGACGGAAACCCGGTGAGGATGTCGATCGGGCCGGATCACTTCGCCGAAATGATTACCGTCCGCGATATCCACCAGACCGCTGCGGACACCAGCTCGAACGCGGCGCGCCCGAGCACTGCGGGCGACTACGTCACCGTCCAACAAAGCGGCGATCTTGCATCCAAGCTCATTGGGCTCGACGTCTACAACAATGACAACAAGGATATCGGCACCATCAAGGACATCGCGCTCGATCAGAGCGGCCGCGCCAATGCCTACATCCTGTCGGTCGGCGGCTTCCTGGGGATGGGCGAACATTACGTCGCGGTGTCCCCGTCGGCCGTCCACGTCACCTACAAGGACAACAAGTGGCACGCCGGCATGAATGCCACGGCCGACCAGCTCAAAGCGGCGGCGGAGTTCAAATATAGCGGCCGTTGGGCCGGAAGCGTGATTTAG
- a CDS encoding methylated-DNA--[protein]-cysteine S-methyltransferase translates to MVGRGYSIFDTAIGRCGIIWSGTGVVAVQLPEAREIDTRRRIFAVHPEAREQRPSDNAELAIDGIVSLLQGDDPDFSEVSLDAGGVPGFNRRVYEFACSIPRGETRTYHEVAKALGASGAAHSVAQAIARNPYMLIVPCHRLLEAGSYADRLSPFGGVISKRRLLALEGAHPVASKTLFEVLLPVAPPRPST, encoded by the coding sequence ATGGTGGGGCGTGGCTATTCGATATTCGACACGGCGATCGGGCGCTGCGGCATCATCTGGAGCGGCACCGGCGTGGTGGCGGTGCAATTGCCGGAGGCGCGGGAGATCGACACCCGCCGCCGCATCTTTGCGGTCCATCCCGAAGCGCGCGAGCAGCGTCCCTCCGACAATGCTGAGCTTGCGATCGACGGCATCGTGAGCCTGCTGCAGGGCGACGATCCCGATTTTTCCGAGGTCAGCCTGGATGCCGGCGGGGTGCCCGGCTTCAACCGGCGCGTCTATGAGTTCGCCTGCTCCATTCCGCGCGGGGAGACGCGGACCTATCACGAAGTCGCCAAAGCGCTGGGCGCTTCAGGCGCGGCCCACTCGGTGGCGCAGGCGATCGCCAGGAATCCCTACATGCTGATCGTGCCCTGCCATCGCCTGCTGGAGGCCGGCAGTTACGCCGACCGGCTCTCGCCTTTCGGCGGAGTGATCTCCAAGCGGCGGCTGCTGGCGCTGGAGGGCGCCCATCCCGTCGCCAGCAAGACACTGTTCGAGGTGCTGCTGCCCGTTGCTCCGCCGAGGCCGTCCACCTAG
- a CDS encoding helix-turn-helix transcriptional regulator — MDATTLLNTPSMTVSEFRCDAGPDDAPFAECRTGHSIAYVRSGSFGCHCRAGFFELVAGSMLVGAPGEEYTCTHEHVSGDVCLSFFLSADLVDALGGRRETWQVGATPPLPELMVLGELAQTAADGNSDIGLDEVGQILAGRFIELVSGKARKPATPNARDRRRAVEAALWIDDNSHQEVDLEQAAKQAGLSPFHFLRLFSSVLGVTPHQYLVRSRLRHAARLLTDDDIAVTDVAYDVGFGDLSNFVRTFHRAAGVSPTRFRQASKGERSIFAERLVLN, encoded by the coding sequence ATGGACGCAACCACGCTACTGAATACACCCTCGATGACCGTCTCCGAGTTTCGCTGCGATGCGGGGCCGGATGACGCGCCGTTTGCCGAATGCCGCACCGGGCATTCCATCGCCTATGTCCGCTCGGGCAGCTTTGGCTGCCATTGCCGCGCCGGCTTCTTCGAGCTGGTGGCGGGCTCGATGCTGGTCGGCGCGCCCGGCGAGGAATACACCTGCACGCATGAGCATGTCAGCGGCGATGTCTGCCTGTCGTTCTTCCTCAGCGCGGACCTGGTCGACGCCCTCGGCGGGCGGCGCGAGACCTGGCAGGTCGGCGCCACGCCGCCGCTGCCCGAATTGATGGTGCTGGGCGAGCTCGCCCAGACGGCGGCAGATGGCAACAGCGACATCGGTCTCGACGAGGTCGGCCAGATCCTGGCCGGCCGCTTCATCGAATTGGTCTCGGGCAAGGCGCGCAAGCCGGCCACGCCCAATGCGCGCGACCGCCGCCGCGCGGTCGAGGCCGCGCTATGGATCGACGACAACTCGCATCAAGAGGTCGATCTCGAACAGGCGGCAAAGCAGGCGGGCCTCAGCCCGTTTCATTTCCTTCGGCTGTTCTCGAGCGTGCTCGGCGTCACCCCGCATCAATATCTGGTGCGCTCGCGGCTGCGCCACGCCGCGCGGCTTCTCACGGATGACGACATCGCGGTCACCGATGTCGCCTATGACGTCGGCTTCGGCGATCTCTCCAACTTCGTCCGCACCTTCCACCGCGCTGCCGGCGTATCGCCAACCAGGTTCCGGCAGGCCTCGAAGGGAGAGCGCAGCATCTTCGCCGAGCGCCTCGTCCTCAATTGA
- a CDS encoding VOC family protein translates to MYDHIGLRVADLDAATRFYTAVLTPLGYVLCSSGDGYAGFGPKGEPALWLHLNKGRKADGAHIAFRAGDHDAVKAFHSEGLKSGGRDNGGAGPRKDYSPTYYAAFLIDPDGNNVEAVCA, encoded by the coding sequence ATGTACGACCACATCGGGCTTCGCGTTGCCGATCTCGACGCCGCGACGCGCTTCTACACCGCGGTGCTGACGCCGCTCGGTTACGTCCTGTGCTCCAGCGGCGACGGTTATGCCGGCTTCGGGCCGAAGGGCGAGCCGGCGCTGTGGCTGCACCTGAACAAGGGCCGCAAGGCCGACGGCGCGCACATTGCGTTCCGCGCCGGAGATCATGACGCGGTCAAGGCGTTCCACAGCGAAGGCCTGAAGAGCGGCGGCCGCGACAATGGCGGCGCCGGGCCGCGCAAGGATTACAGCCCGACCTATTACGCGGCATTTTTGATCGACCCCGACGGCAACAATGTCGAGGCGGTTTGTGCGTGA
- a CDS encoding SRPBCC family protein: protein MASIHNDIPLNASARDVWDAVRDFGALHERLAPGFVTACALDGDARIVTFANGSVAREILVDCDDARQRLVYAISNERLKHYSASVQVIADGERRSRLVWIIDMLPNELAAYVEGQTREAVVAIHQAFPPAAA, encoded by the coding sequence ATGGCCTCCATCCACAACGACATTCCTCTCAACGCCTCCGCGCGCGACGTCTGGGATGCGGTGCGCGATTTCGGCGCGCTGCATGAGCGGCTGGCGCCCGGCTTCGTCACCGCCTGCGCGCTCGACGGCGATGCGCGTATCGTCACCTTCGCCAACGGTTCGGTGGCGCGCGAGATCCTGGTCGATTGCGACGACGCGCGGCAGCGCCTCGTCTATGCCATCAGCAACGAGCGGCTGAAGCATTACAGCGCCTCGGTGCAGGTGATCGCCGACGGCGAGCGGAGAAGCCGTCTGGTGTGGATCATCGACATGCTGCCGAACGAGCTTGCAGCCTATGTCGAGGGACAGACCAGGGAGGCCGTCGTTGCGATACATCAAGCGTTTCCGCCGGCTGCCGCCTAG
- a CDS encoding MATE family efflux transporter, translating into MSDIAEIPVDEQERPLPPPPPPVRSALVDGPILRTLLSLAWPNVIALSAGTCTVIAETSYIGRLGVEALAAMALVFPTVILTMTMSGGAMGGAVASAIARALGAGDRERAGTLAAHAILIGISFGLVFMLGMLIFGPRLLEMLGGRGDVLTHAIAYTQVFFGGAVLPWLLNTMAGVLRGTGNMKLPSFLILNSAAWQIVLGGTLGLGLGPVPQFGMRGVAAGALIAYSMNICIMGWYLFSGRARVTPKLRGLRIQWAMFFDILKVGAIACFSPLQSVLTISIFTHMLAQFGTAILAGYGIGARLEFLLTSIAFSFGIACVPMVGMAIGAGNIARARRVAWIASVAAFVAVGAPACLVAMFPDLWINIFTDSVAVRAASHQYLSTVGPFYAFFGIATTMYFSSQGAAKVIGPVLAQTARLIYISAAGWWLSTHEATAQSYFWLAASSMVLLGLLSSSSVALTRWGPRASKPAIRPALSGAAD; encoded by the coding sequence ATGTCCGACATCGCCGAAATCCCGGTCGATGAGCAAGAGCGTCCGCTGCCGCCGCCTCCGCCTCCGGTGCGAAGCGCGCTTGTCGACGGGCCGATCCTGCGCACGCTGCTCTCCCTCGCCTGGCCCAACGTGATCGCGCTCTCGGCCGGCACCTGTACGGTGATCGCGGAGACTTCCTATATCGGCCGGCTCGGCGTCGAGGCGCTGGCGGCGATGGCGCTGGTGTTTCCGACAGTGATCCTGACCATGACGATGTCGGGCGGCGCCATGGGCGGTGCGGTGGCTTCCGCCATTGCCCGCGCGCTCGGCGCCGGCGATCGCGAGCGCGCCGGCACGCTCGCCGCGCATGCGATCCTGATCGGCATCAGCTTCGGGCTCGTCTTCATGCTGGGCATGCTGATCTTCGGCCCGCGTCTGCTGGAAATGCTCGGCGGCCGCGGCGACGTGCTGACGCACGCGATTGCCTACACACAGGTGTTTTTCGGCGGCGCCGTGCTGCCTTGGCTGCTCAACACCATGGCCGGCGTGCTGCGCGGCACCGGCAACATGAAGCTGCCGTCGTTCCTGATCCTCAACTCGGCGGCCTGGCAGATCGTGCTGGGCGGCACGCTCGGCCTCGGGCTCGGGCCGGTGCCGCAGTTCGGCATGCGCGGCGTCGCGGCCGGCGCGCTGATCGCCTATTCCATGAACATCTGCATCATGGGCTGGTACCTGTTCTCCGGCCGCGCCCGGGTGACACCGAAGCTGCGCGGCTTGCGGATTCAATGGGCGATGTTTTTCGACATCCTGAAGGTCGGCGCCATCGCCTGCTTCTCGCCGCTGCAATCGGTGCTGACGATCTCGATCTTCACCCACATGCTGGCGCAATTCGGCACCGCGATCCTCGCCGGCTACGGCATCGGCGCGCGGCTGGAATTCCTGCTGACCTCGATCGCGTTCTCGTTCGGCATCGCCTGTGTGCCGATGGTGGGGATGGCGATCGGCGCAGGCAACATCGCGCGCGCACGGCGCGTCGCATGGATCGCCAGTGTTGCCGCCTTCGTGGCCGTCGGCGCGCCTGCGTGCCTCGTCGCGATGTTCCCCGATCTCTGGATCAACATCTTCACCGACAGCGTGGCCGTGCGCGCGGCGAGCCATCAATATCTCTCGACGGTCGGACCATTCTACGCCTTTTTCGGCATTGCCACGACGATGTATTTCTCCTCGCAAGGCGCGGCCAAGGTGATCGGGCCAGTGCTGGCGCAGACGGCGCGGCTGATCTACATCTCGGCGGCCGGCTGGTGGCTGTCGACACACGAAGCCACGGCGCAGAGCTATTTCTGGCTGGCCGCGAGCTCGATGGTCCTGCTCGGCCTGCTCTCATCCTCCAGCGTCGCGCTGACGCGCTGGGGACCGCGCGCGAGCAAGCCCGCGATCAGGCCGGCGCTTTCAGGCGCCGCCGATTAG
- a CDS encoding PAS domain S-box protein, with protein sequence MTNPSELDAKIAEDVADALIYSDRSGTIMRWNRAAAALFGFSATEALGQNLDLIIPEHLRAAHWKGFEAALATGAMKLAGRPTLTRALHKSGRKLYIEMTFALVRDSGGNVLGSVAMARDVTERVERERAAKAPPQTS encoded by the coding sequence ATGACCAACCCATCCGAACTCGACGCAAAGATCGCCGAAGACGTCGCGGATGCGCTGATCTATTCGGATCGCTCCGGCACGATCATGCGGTGGAATCGTGCAGCGGCGGCTCTGTTCGGCTTCTCCGCCACGGAAGCGCTCGGCCAGAATCTCGATTTGATCATTCCCGAGCATCTGCGTGCCGCGCACTGGAAGGGCTTTGAAGCTGCGCTGGCCACCGGCGCGATGAAGCTCGCGGGCAGGCCGACGCTGACCCGCGCGCTGCACAAGAGCGGACGCAAGCTCTACATCGAGATGACCTTTGCACTGGTGCGGGATTCCGGCGGCAACGTGCTGGGATCGGTGGCGATGGCGCGTGACGTCACCGAACGGGTCGAGCGAGAGCGCGCAGCCAAGGCGCCGCCGCAAACTTCGTGA
- a CDS encoding 2'-deoxycytidine 5'-triphosphate deaminase: protein MHLTPDEDPRLTFTVAPDANGILPDRMIAAMAAAGLILPAYDFVESQIQPASLDLRLGDIAYRVRASFLPGPGATVAERIDELKLHEFSLADGAVLETNCVYIVPLLESLALPPEIVAAANPKSSTGRLDVFTRVIADGTRRFDMIGAGYHGPLYAEISPKTFPVLVSEGSRLSQVRFRTGDAILNPDELDALHAAERLVDVDDADLSGGVAVSVDLSGERANGFVGYRAKRHTGVVDVDRRAGYSVEDFWEPISARPDGSLILDPGEFYILASKEAVQVPPDYAAEMVPFDPLVGEFRVHYAGFFDPGFGYAGAGGLGSRAVLEVRSREVPFILEHGQIVGRLVYEKMLARPDAMYGQRIGSNYQAQGLKLSKHFRV from the coding sequence ATGCATCTGACCCCCGATGAGGACCCCCGGTTGACGTTCACGGTCGCGCCCGACGCCAATGGTATCCTGCCCGACCGCATGATCGCGGCGATGGCGGCGGCAGGCCTCATCCTGCCCGCCTATGATTTCGTCGAGAGCCAGATCCAGCCGGCGAGCCTCGATCTGCGTCTCGGCGACATCGCCTATCGCGTCCGCGCCAGCTTCCTGCCCGGTCCCGGTGCCACCGTCGCCGAGCGGATCGACGAATTGAAGCTGCACGAATTCAGCCTCGCCGACGGCGCCGTGCTTGAAACCAACTGCGTCTACATCGTGCCGCTGCTGGAGAGCCTCGCGCTGCCGCCTGAGATCGTCGCGGCCGCGAACCCGAAGAGCTCCACCGGCCGGCTCGACGTCTTCACCCGCGTGATCGCTGACGGCACCCGCCGCTTCGACATGATCGGCGCCGGCTATCACGGCCCGCTCTATGCCGAGATCAGCCCGAAGACGTTTCCGGTGCTGGTCAGCGAGGGCTCGCGTCTGAGCCAGGTGCGCTTCCGCACCGGCGACGCCATCCTCAACCCCGACGAGCTCGATGCCTTGCACGCCGCCGAGCGCCTCGTCGACGTCGACGATGCCGATCTCTCCGGCGGCGTCGCCGTCTCCGTCGATCTCTCCGGCGAAAGGGCAAACGGCTTCGTCGGCTACCGCGCCAAGCGCCACACCGGCGTCGTCGACGTCGATCGTCGCGCCGGGTATTCCGTCGAGGACTTCTGGGAGCCGATCTCGGCCCGCCCCGACGGCAGCCTGATCCTCGATCCCGGCGAGTTCTACATCCTGGCCTCGAAGGAAGCCGTGCAGGTGCCGCCCGACTACGCGGCGGAGATGGTGCCGTTCGATCCGCTGGTCGGCGAATTCCGCGTGCACTATGCCGGATTCTTTGATCCCGGCTTCGGCTATGCCGGCGCGGGCGGATTGGGATCGCGCGCCGTGCTGGAGGTGCGTTCGCGCGAAGTGCCGTTCATCCTCGAGCACGGCCAGATCGTCGGCCGCCTCGTCTACGAGAAGATGCTGGCCCGCCCCGACGCGATGTACGGCCAGCGCATCGGCTCCAACTACCAGGCCCAGGGCCTCAAACTATCGAAGCATTTCCGGGTGTAG
- a CDS encoding O-succinylhomoserine sulfhydrylase: protein MSKSTTNYRPETRLVHSGTLRSQFGETSEALFLTQGYVYDTAEQCEARFKGEDPGFIYSRYSNPTIAMFERRMIELEGAEAARSAATGMAAVTTAILAPLKAGDHLVASRALFGSCLYVVQDLLPRYGIETTLVDGANLDEWQRAVKPNTKTFFLESPTNPTLDVLDIPAIAEIAHKAGARLVVDNVFATPIWQSPLALGADVVVYSATKHIDGQGRCLGGIILSSEAFIAEHIHNFMRQTGPSISPFNAWVLLKGLETLGVRVRAQTETAARIADVLASHPKISRLVFPGRADHPQAALVKKQMRGGSTLVGFEVKGGKQAAFRVLNELKLAKISNNLGDAKSLVTHPATTTHQRLKPEDRAALGISEGFIRFSAGLEHADDLIEDLTAALEKA, encoded by the coding sequence ATGTCGAAGTCGACCACCAACTACCGTCCCGAAACCCGCCTGGTCCATTCCGGCACCCTGCGCTCGCAGTTTGGCGAGACGTCGGAGGCGCTGTTCCTGACCCAGGGCTATGTCTACGACACCGCCGAGCAATGCGAAGCGCGGTTCAAGGGCGAGGATCCGGGCTTCATCTATTCGCGCTATTCCAATCCCACCATCGCGATGTTCGAGCGCCGCATGATCGAGCTCGAAGGCGCCGAAGCCGCCCGCTCGGCGGCAACAGGCATGGCCGCGGTGACGACCGCGATCCTGGCGCCGCTCAAGGCGGGCGATCATCTGGTCGCCTCCCGCGCGCTGTTCGGCTCGTGCCTCTACGTCGTGCAGGACCTGCTGCCGCGCTACGGCATCGAGACCACGCTGGTCGACGGAGCCAATCTCGACGAATGGCAACGCGCGGTGAAGCCCAACACCAAGACGTTCTTCCTGGAGAGCCCCACCAACCCGACGCTCGACGTGCTGGATATTCCTGCCATCGCCGAGATCGCGCACAAGGCCGGCGCACGGCTCGTCGTCGACAACGTGTTCGCGACGCCGATCTGGCAGAGCCCGCTCGCGCTCGGCGCCGACGTCGTGGTCTATTCCGCGACCAAGCATATCGACGGCCAGGGTCGCTGCCTCGGCGGCATCATCCTGTCGTCCGAGGCCTTCATCGCCGAGCACATCCACAACTTCATGCGCCAGACCGGCCCGTCGATCTCGCCGTTCAACGCCTGGGTCCTGCTCAAGGGCCTGGAGACCCTGGGCGTGCGCGTGCGCGCGCAGACCGAGACCGCCGCGCGCATCGCCGACGTGCTGGCGAGCCATCCGAAGATCTCGCGGCTGGTCTTCCCGGGCCGCGCCGATCATCCGCAGGCGGCGCTGGTGAAGAAGCAGATGCGCGGCGGCTCGACGCTGGTCGGCTTCGAGGTCAAGGGCGGCAAGCAGGCGGCGTTCCGCGTGCTCAACGAATTGAAGCTGGCGAAGATCTCGAACAATCTCGGCGACGCCAAGAGCCTCGTCACCCATCCGGCGACCACGACGCATCAGCGCCTGAAGCCGGAGGACCGCGCCGCACTTGGCATCAGCGAAGGCTTCATTCGCTTCTCGGCGGGGCTGGAGCATGCCGATGATCTGATCGAGGATCTGACGGCGGCGCTGGAGAAGGCGTGA
- a CDS encoding SGNH/GDSL hydrolase family protein: MSSLRPFCLTLRLVAPAAAVLLLLTPASHAQTQAAQAQTNAAQATPAPAQSSDPVPASPSQTTVAARSPEQRGVTSRAIDKVKEVAKSAADIFSRVPCLPPKGGTKAMGSLPHVAGKLVAGKPVVIVAFGSSSTAGFGATSPEFNYPNRLAAQLRRQYPTADITVVNAGVGGEDAPEMMKRLQREVIDVHPDLVIWQVGTNAVLRNLDPGETAKLVEEGIGRIQAAGDADIVLVDPQYSPAVNQRAESAGRMVKLLGKVAELRHVGIFPRFEVMREWHEKQAIPVEGFVIADGLHMNDWGYACFAQLLGDDIIRSVGQIKLGVNVPADVRTYRPM, encoded by the coding sequence ATGAGTTCTCTCCGCCCTTTTTGCCTGACGTTACGGCTGGTCGCGCCTGCAGCCGCAGTGCTGTTGTTGCTGACGCCGGCCTCGCATGCGCAGACCCAGGCCGCGCAGGCGCAGACCAACGCCGCGCAGGCGACGCCCGCACCGGCGCAGTCGTCTGATCCCGTGCCCGCTTCACCCTCCCAGACCACCGTTGCCGCAAGGTCACCCGAGCAGCGCGGCGTCACCTCACGCGCTATCGACAAAGTGAAAGAGGTCGCGAAGTCCGCCGCCGATATTTTCAGCCGCGTGCCATGCCTGCCGCCGAAGGGTGGTACGAAGGCGATGGGCTCGCTGCCGCATGTCGCGGGCAAGCTCGTCGCCGGCAAGCCCGTCGTCATCGTCGCGTTCGGCTCGTCGTCGACCGCGGGCTTCGGTGCGACCTCACCGGAGTTTAATTATCCGAACCGTCTTGCCGCACAGTTGCGCCGGCAATATCCGACCGCCGACATCACCGTCGTCAATGCCGGCGTCGGTGGCGAGGACGCGCCCGAGATGATGAAGCGCCTCCAGAGGGAGGTGATCGACGTGCACCCGGATCTCGTGATCTGGCAGGTCGGCACCAACGCCGTACTGCGCAATCTCGATCCCGGCGAGACCGCAAAGCTGGTCGAGGAGGGCATCGGCCGCATCCAGGCCGCCGGCGACGCCGACATCGTGCTGGTCGATCCGCAATATTCGCCGGCCGTCAACCAGCGCGCCGAAAGCGCCGGCAGGATGGTGAAGCTGCTCGGCAAGGTCGCCGAGCTCCGTCACGTCGGCATCTTCCCGCGCTTCGAAGTGATGCGCGAGTGGCACGAGAAGCAGGCCATTCCGGTCGAGGGCTTCGTCATCGCCGACGGCCTGCACATGAACGATTGGGGCTACGCCTGTTTCGCCCAGCTGCTCGGCGACGATATCATCCGCTCCGTCGGCCAGATCAAGCTGGGCGTGAACGTGCCGGCCGACGTGCGGACGTATCGGCCGATGTAA